In Rhodococcus sp. OK302, one genomic interval encodes:
- a CDS encoding aminodeoxychorismate/anthranilate synthase component II produces the protein MRILVVDNYDSFVFNLVQYLGQLGTEAVVWRNDDPQLTGPGALEAAAAQFDGILLSPGPGTPQRAGVTMDLVKVCAESKTPLLGVCLGHQAIGAAFGATVDRAPELLHGKTSRVNHTGVGVLAGLSDPFTATRYHSLTVLEDTIPDELEVTAHTESGVVMAMRHRELPIHGVQFHPESVLTQGGHRMLANWLTVCGEAPPEALVKALEAEVASALGGIVPALR, from the coding sequence ATGAGGATTCTTGTCGTCGACAACTACGACAGCTTTGTGTTCAATCTGGTTCAGTACCTGGGTCAGCTCGGAACCGAAGCGGTGGTTTGGCGTAACGACGATCCGCAACTGACCGGACCCGGCGCCCTCGAGGCGGCCGCGGCCCAGTTCGACGGCATTCTCCTGAGCCCCGGTCCAGGTACCCCGCAGCGCGCCGGCGTGACGATGGACCTGGTGAAAGTGTGTGCCGAATCCAAGACTCCACTGCTCGGCGTCTGCCTCGGACATCAGGCGATCGGCGCGGCTTTCGGCGCAACGGTCGACCGGGCGCCGGAACTTCTCCACGGTAAGACGAGCCGGGTCAATCACACGGGCGTCGGAGTTCTGGCTGGTCTGTCGGATCCGTTCACCGCGACGCGCTACCACTCGCTGACGGTCCTCGAGGACACCATTCCGGACGAACTCGAGGTCACCGCGCACACCGAAAGCGGTGTCGTCATGGCGATGCGTCACCGCGAACTACCGATCCACGGTGTCCAGTTCCACCCCGAATCCGTTCTTACTCAGGGTGGGCATCGGATGCTCGCGAACTGGTTGACGGTGTGCGGCGAGGCTCCGCCGGAAGCTCTCGTGAAAGCCCTCGAGGCAGAGGTCGCGTCGGCGCTCGGTGGCATAGTTCCCGCTCTGCGCTGA
- a CDS encoding DUF881 domain-containing protein: MTQNLWRVGVLVVCLVAGLMVATAQRSAEENQLQVTDSTRLSDLVRSAQASAADVSATRDQLSAQLNALQVEAARSDAGVADALADIDAISVDAGLTPMTGPGVVVTMTDAPRNADGKYPVDATPDDLVVHQQDVQSVLNALWAGGAEAVGMQDQRIVNTSAPRCIGNTLLLHGRTYSPPYVMRAIGNTERLEAALAGEPGIRVFKQYATRFGLGYTQASPEQITVPAYTGG, translated from the coding sequence GTGACACAGAATCTCTGGCGCGTCGGAGTGCTCGTCGTCTGCCTGGTGGCCGGTCTCATGGTTGCCACAGCGCAGCGATCAGCCGAAGAGAATCAACTCCAGGTCACCGACAGCACTCGCCTTTCCGATCTGGTTCGCAGCGCACAGGCCAGTGCCGCCGACGTCTCCGCCACGCGTGACCAACTCTCGGCGCAACTGAACGCACTCCAGGTCGAGGCCGCGCGATCCGACGCCGGAGTTGCCGACGCACTGGCCGACATCGACGCGATTTCCGTCGACGCAGGCTTGACGCCGATGACCGGTCCCGGTGTTGTCGTCACCATGACGGATGCGCCGCGAAACGCTGACGGTAAATATCCCGTCGACGCCACCCCAGACGATCTGGTCGTCCATCAGCAGGACGTTCAGAGCGTTCTGAATGCTCTGTGGGCCGGCGGTGCCGAGGCAGTCGGTATGCAGGATCAGCGGATTGTGAACACGTCGGCGCCGCGGTGTATCGGAAACACGCTGCTACTGCACGGGCGCACCTACAGTCCGCCGTACGTGATGAGAGCAATCGGTAACACCGAACGCCTCGAGGCGGCCCTTGCCGGTGAACCCGGAATTCGAGTCTTCAAGCAGTACGCCACACGCTTCGGGCTGGGGTACACGCAGGCGAGTCCGGAGCAGATCACGGTGCCCGCCTATACCGGCGGATAG
- the crgA gene encoding cell division protein CrgA, whose amino-acid sequence MPKSKVRKKNDYTINPANRTPVKVKMGPSSALYVSVMLGFMLVGLAWLIVYYLAADSIPWMNDLGAYNFLVGFGFMVVGLIMTMKWR is encoded by the coding sequence ATGCCCAAGTCGAAGGTCCGTAAGAAAAACGACTACACGATCAATCCGGCCAACCGAACTCCGGTCAAGGTGAAGATGGGACCGTCGAGCGCGTTGTACGTCTCGGTGATGCTCGGTTTCATGCTTGTGGGGCTGGCTTGGCTGATTGTGTACTACTTGGCCGCAGATTCCATCCCGTGGATGAACGACTTGGGAGCGTACAACTTCCTGGTCGGCTTCGGATTCATGGTCGTTGGGCTCATCATGACAATGAAATGGCGTTGA
- a CDS encoding DUF3566 domain-containing protein has protein sequence MSTPNQPGSDQKSESTSGSTPPKPEQVTAPAGAGGSKPPADAKPDGPTAGAKAPAEKQAVPVADKPVAPVADKSAAPLAGKPAAAGAEKSSSSAPAAAAPKAPAAPKAPDTPKAPEAPTAQARGNQAPPWQRGQQSPKQPGPQQQPGPAQQSGPKQQREPQTNITRPAAPGPDVRKGQPAPAAQAGKPPTGPANQRPAGRPSGAPQGAAPSVRPSGPPPVRPAGQQTRPVITGTAAPKGQNLPAGNPAAGNFKDPSPKAKAAAIDGPTRHISRKDLPKDMPDLSEAKHPLPQTAVSDKSHVAAGQASDGAPLRATVQIRRIDPWSTLKITSVISVSLFFVWMVAVGLLYVVLDGMGVWDRLNNAFTDIVSDSSSGGLVTAGQVFGYSAVIGVANMVLFTALVTIGSFIYNLCCDLVGGVEVTLADRD, from the coding sequence GTGAGCACTCCCAACCAGCCGGGCAGTGACCAGAAGAGCGAGAGCACTTCCGGTTCGACGCCACCGAAGCCGGAGCAGGTAACTGCTCCGGCGGGTGCCGGGGGCTCTAAGCCCCCGGCCGACGCCAAGCCTGACGGGCCTACGGCCGGCGCCAAGGCACCGGCAGAGAAGCAGGCAGTGCCTGTGGCGGACAAGCCTGTGGCGCCTGTGGCAGACAAGTCAGCTGCGCCGCTGGCTGGGAAGCCGGCAGCGGCGGGTGCAGAGAAGAGTTCATCTTCCGCACCCGCGGCCGCCGCGCCGAAAGCTCCCGCCGCGCCGAAAGCTCCCGATACACCGAAAGCTCCTGAGGCTCCGACAGCTCAGGCTCGCGGCAATCAGGCTCCTCCGTGGCAGCGTGGTCAGCAGTCGCCCAAGCAACCGGGTCCTCAGCAGCAACCGGGTCCGGCGCAGCAGTCAGGTCCGAAACAGCAGCGGGAACCTCAGACCAACATCACGCGTCCTGCCGCACCCGGACCTGACGTGCGGAAAGGCCAGCCTGCGCCGGCCGCTCAGGCTGGGAAGCCGCCGACCGGTCCAGCAAATCAGCGACCGGCCGGCCGTCCTTCCGGCGCGCCGCAGGGTGCGGCACCGTCCGTCCGTCCGTCCGGCCCACCGCCGGTCCGTCCGGCCGGCCAGCAGACACGACCGGTGATTACCGGGACAGCCGCACCCAAGGGGCAGAATCTGCCGGCTGGAAACCCTGCGGCTGGAAACTTCAAGGACCCGAGCCCCAAAGCGAAGGCCGCGGCCATCGACGGTCCGACTCGGCACATCAGCCGTAAGGATCTGCCGAAGGACATGCCGGACCTCTCCGAGGCGAAGCATCCATTGCCGCAGACAGCAGTGAGTGACAAATCTCACGTAGCTGCTGGGCAGGCATCGGATGGGGCGCCATTGCGGGCGACTGTGCAGATTCGTCGTATCGATCCGTGGTCCACGCTCAAGATCACATCCGTAATTTCGGTGTCGCTGTTCTTCGTGTGGATGGTGGCTGTGGGCCTCCTTTACGTCGTTCTGGACGGCATGGGCGTCTGGGACCGCCTGAACAACGCGTTCACGGACATCGTGTCGGATTCGAGTTCGGGTGGACTGGTGACGGCCGGGCAGGTTTTCGGTTACTCCGCAGTGATCGGTGTGGCCAACATGGTGTTGTTCACGGCGCTCGTCACGATCGGTTCGTTCATTTACAACCTCTGCTGTGATCTCGTTGGTGGCGTTGAGGTAACTCTCGCCGACCGCGACTGA
- the gyrA gene encoding DNA gyrase subunit A, which produces MTDTTLPPDGPQHDRIEPVDIQQEMQNSYIDYAMSVIVGRALPDVRDGLKPVHRRVLYAMYDTGNRPDRGYVKSARPVAETMGNYHPHGDSSIYDTLVRMAQPWSLRYPLVDGQGNFGSRGNDGAAAMRYTECRLTPLAMEMLREIDHETVDFTPNYDGKTQEPTVLPSRIPNLLINGSNGIAVGMATNIPPHNLREVADAIYWALENYEADEESTLAAVMERVKGPDFPTHGLIVGGQGIQDAYTTGRGSVRMRGVVEVEEDAKGRTTIVITELPYQVNPDNLITSIADQVRDAKIGGISDIHDESSDRVGMRIVVTVKRDAVAKVVLNNLYKHTQLQTSFGCNMLSIVDGVPRTLRLDQMIRLYTTHQLEVIVRRTKYLLRKAEERAHILRGLVKALDALDEVIALIRASQTVDVARAGLMNLLEVDEIQSDAILAMQLRRLAALERQKIVDELAEIEIEIADLEDILAKPERQRAIVRDELKEIVDKYGDDRRTRIIAADGDVNDEDLIAREDVVVTITETGYAKRTKTDLYRSQKRGGKGVQGAGLKQDDIVSHFFVTSTHDWLLFFTTKGRVYRAKAYELPEASRTARGQHVANLLAFQPDERIQSVIQIKTYEDAPYLVLATRNGLVKKSKLTDFDSNRSGGIVAINLRDEDELVGAVLCSADDDLLLVSAQGQSIRFSATDEALRPMGRATSGVQGMRFNGEDELLSLNVVSEGKYLLVATSGGYSKRTGMEDYPVQGRGGKGVLTIQYDKKRGTLVGALIVDDDDELYAITSGGGVIRTAAKQVRKAGRQTKGVRLMNLGDGDTLLAIARNADEPEEIAAENTDSADNADGAKES; this is translated from the coding sequence ATGACCGACACCACGTTGCCACCGGACGGTCCGCAACACGACCGGATCGAACCGGTCGACATCCAGCAGGAAATGCAGAACAGCTACATCGACTACGCCATGAGCGTCATCGTCGGTCGCGCTCTGCCGGATGTGCGCGATGGTCTGAAGCCCGTGCACCGCCGCGTGCTGTACGCGATGTACGACACCGGAAATCGTCCCGACCGCGGATACGTGAAGTCTGCCCGACCGGTCGCCGAGACCATGGGTAACTACCACCCCCACGGCGACTCCTCGATCTACGACACCCTGGTTCGTATGGCCCAGCCGTGGTCGCTGCGGTACCCCCTCGTTGACGGCCAGGGAAACTTCGGTTCCCGAGGCAACGACGGCGCTGCCGCCATGCGTTACACCGAGTGCCGGCTTACGCCGCTCGCGATGGAAATGCTGCGTGAAATCGACCACGAGACAGTCGATTTCACACCGAACTACGACGGTAAGACCCAGGAACCTACGGTTCTTCCCAGCCGTATTCCGAACCTGCTGATCAATGGTTCCAACGGTATTGCCGTCGGTATGGCCACCAACATCCCGCCGCACAACCTGCGTGAAGTTGCCGACGCCATCTACTGGGCGCTCGAGAACTACGAAGCCGACGAGGAATCCACCCTCGCGGCCGTCATGGAACGAGTCAAGGGTCCCGACTTCCCGACCCACGGCTTGATCGTCGGCGGCCAGGGAATCCAGGATGCCTACACCACCGGCCGCGGATCCGTCCGCATGCGCGGTGTGGTCGAGGTCGAAGAAGATGCCAAGGGCCGCACCACAATTGTCATCACCGAGCTGCCCTACCAGGTCAACCCGGACAACCTGATCACCTCGATCGCGGATCAGGTTCGTGATGCCAAGATCGGTGGCATCTCCGATATCCACGACGAGTCCTCGGACCGCGTCGGCATGCGCATTGTCGTCACGGTCAAGCGTGACGCCGTCGCCAAGGTCGTGCTGAACAACCTTTACAAGCACACCCAGTTGCAGACCAGCTTCGGCTGCAACATGCTCTCCATCGTCGACGGAGTGCCGCGCACGCTGCGCCTCGACCAGATGATCCGTCTGTACACGACGCATCAGCTCGAGGTCATCGTCCGTCGTACCAAGTACCTGCTCCGCAAGGCTGAAGAGCGCGCTCACATCCTGCGTGGTCTGGTCAAGGCTCTCGACGCGTTGGACGAGGTCATCGCCCTGATCCGTGCGTCGCAGACTGTTGACGTCGCTCGCGCCGGACTGATGAACCTCCTCGAGGTCGACGAAATCCAGTCGGACGCCATCCTCGCGATGCAGTTGCGTCGTCTGGCAGCTCTCGAGCGTCAGAAGATCGTCGACGAATTGGCCGAGATCGAGATCGAGATCGCGGATCTCGAAGACATTCTGGCCAAGCCGGAGCGTCAGCGTGCGATCGTCCGTGACGAGCTCAAGGAAATCGTCGACAAGTACGGCGACGACCGTCGTACCCGCATCATCGCCGCTGACGGAGACGTCAACGACGAAGATCTGATCGCCCGCGAAGACGTCGTCGTCACCATCACGGAGACCGGCTACGCCAAGCGCACCAAGACCGACCTCTACCGCTCGCAGAAGCGCGGCGGCAAGGGCGTTCAGGGTGCCGGCCTCAAGCAGGACGACATCGTCTCGCACTTCTTCGTCACCTCGACGCACGACTGGCTCCTCTTCTTCACCACGAAGGGCCGCGTCTACCGCGCCAAGGCATACGAACTGCCCGAAGCCAGCCGTACTGCTCGCGGCCAGCACGTCGCGAACCTGCTGGCCTTCCAGCCGGACGAGCGCATCCAGTCCGTCATCCAGATCAAGACGTACGAAGACGCGCCCTACCTCGTGCTCGCCACCCGCAACGGTCTGGTCAAGAAGTCCAAGCTCACCGACTTCGACTCCAACCGCAGTGGCGGCATCGTCGCGATCAACCTGCGCGACGAAGACGAACTGGTCGGTGCTGTTCTCTGCTCCGCTGACGACGATCTGCTTCTCGTCTCGGCACAGGGACAGTCGATCCGCTTCTCCGCGACCGACGAAGCGTTGCGTCCGATGGGCCGCGCCACTTCCGGCGTCCAGGGCATGCGCTTCAACGGCGAGGACGAGCTGCTCTCACTCAACGTTGTCAGTGAGGGTAAGTACCTCCTGGTCGCGACGTCGGGCGGTTACTCCAAGCGAACCGGCATGGAGGACTACCCGGTCCAGGGCCGCGGCGGCAAGGGCGTACTCACGATTCAGTACGACAAGAAACGTGGCACTCTGGTCGGTGCGCTCATCGTCGACGACGACGACGAGCTGTACGCGATCACCTCGGGCGGCGGCGTTATTCGTACCGCAGCCAAGCAGGTTCGTAAGGCCGGACGCCAGACCAAGGGTGTCCGTCTGATGAACCTCGGCGACGGCGATACCCTGCTCGCAATTGCGCGCAACGCCGACGAACCCGAAGAGATTGCTGCCGAGAACACCGACAGCGCAGACAATGCCGATGGAGCTAAGGAGTCTTAG
- a CDS encoding alpha/beta hydrolase gives MKPVWDHLRRYFGTLHPVGLAFALVFFVWSMSPSLLPRAWYLQGVATGISLAMGYALGTLIAWMVRKCGVEPKWAERTKKIAWWVMAAAAVILVPLFLVLGSWWQQIVRGLVEMPPTNQANYLLVLIISVFIWFILLEAARGLRFATNRLTQVALRFVPKEAAKVASLVVVFAFGFFVINGALYNGLIAFANWSFSGADTETPDGIEQPLIAERSGSPMSPEAWDTLGQEGRTFMGSGPTAEEISQLTGRAAKQPIRVYAGRESSDSIRGVADRVVAELKRTGGFDRGTLAVVTTTGRGWVNEDVASSFEYVEDGNTAIASMQYSFLPSPLAFIADRETPMVAGRALFNAVFAEWIDMPVETRPKLVVFGESLGSYGGQAAFAGAQDMMTRVDGALWVGTPNFTAQWQEITNDRDEGSREILPVIDGGQTIRFAADPEDLELKADWEDDRIVYWQHASDPITWWSFDLLFHKPDWLREKPEGRDVDPGMTWIPLVTFWQVTLDMVFSADVPSGHGHNYGEDAADMWANILHPATWTPENTNQLRAILTTNVEPTK, from the coding sequence ATGAAACCTGTGTGGGACCACCTGCGCCGATATTTCGGGACATTGCATCCCGTCGGCCTCGCCTTTGCCCTGGTCTTTTTTGTGTGGTCCATGTCGCCCTCACTGCTTCCGCGGGCCTGGTATCTGCAGGGCGTTGCGACGGGCATCTCCTTGGCGATGGGCTACGCACTCGGAACGCTGATCGCGTGGATGGTCCGCAAGTGTGGTGTGGAACCTAAGTGGGCTGAGCGGACGAAGAAGATCGCATGGTGGGTCATGGCGGCCGCAGCGGTGATTCTGGTCCCTCTGTTCCTGGTCCTCGGGTCATGGTGGCAGCAGATCGTCCGGGGTTTGGTGGAGATGCCGCCTACCAATCAGGCGAACTACCTCTTGGTGCTGATCATTTCGGTGTTCATCTGGTTCATCCTGCTCGAGGCGGCTCGGGGCCTCCGCTTCGCGACTAATCGTTTGACGCAGGTCGCTCTGCGATTTGTACCCAAGGAGGCGGCAAAGGTCGCCAGCCTCGTTGTTGTGTTCGCCTTCGGCTTCTTTGTCATCAACGGTGCGCTGTACAACGGGTTGATCGCGTTCGCGAACTGGAGTTTCTCCGGGGCGGATACCGAGACGCCTGACGGCATCGAGCAGCCTCTGATTGCCGAGCGCAGTGGTTCGCCCATGTCACCGGAAGCTTGGGACACTCTGGGGCAGGAGGGACGCACTTTCATGGGTAGCGGGCCCACTGCGGAAGAGATTTCACAGTTGACCGGGCGCGCCGCGAAACAACCGATCCGGGTGTACGCGGGACGTGAGTCCTCGGATTCGATTCGTGGTGTCGCGGACCGCGTGGTGGCGGAATTGAAGCGTACGGGCGGATTCGATCGTGGAACGTTGGCTGTGGTGACGACGACCGGTCGCGGTTGGGTCAACGAGGACGTGGCGTCGTCGTTCGAGTACGTCGAGGACGGCAACACGGCCATCGCGTCGATGCAGTATTCGTTCCTTCCGAGTCCGTTGGCCTTCATCGCGGACCGTGAGACGCCGATGGTCGCAGGTCGCGCGCTGTTCAATGCAGTCTTTGCCGAGTGGATCGACATGCCGGTGGAGACGCGTCCCAAGCTTGTTGTGTTCGGTGAGAGCCTCGGCTCCTACGGTGGACAGGCCGCGTTTGCCGGCGCTCAGGACATGATGACTCGCGTCGACGGCGCATTGTGGGTGGGAACACCGAACTTCACGGCTCAGTGGCAGGAGATCACTAATGATCGCGACGAGGGTTCCCGCGAGATTCTTCCCGTGATCGACGGTGGCCAGACGATCCGGTTTGCGGCGGACCCTGAAGACCTCGAATTGAAGGCCGACTGGGAAGACGACCGAATCGTCTACTGGCAGCACGCAAGTGATCCGATTACCTGGTGGTCTTTCGACCTCCTGTTCCACAAGCCGGATTGGCTGCGGGAGAAGCCGGAGGGTCGTGACGTCGATCCGGGGATGACGTGGATTCCGTTGGTGACGTTCTGGCAGGTCACTCTGGACATGGTGTTCTCGGCGGATGTTCCGTCCGGTCACGGGCACAATTACGGCGAAGATGCGGCGGACATGTGGGCGAATATCTTGCATCCCGCGACGTGGACGCCGGAGAACACAAACCAGTTGCGCGCGATCCTGACAACAAATGTGGAGCCTACCAAGTAG
- a CDS encoding rhomboid family intramembrane serine protease, translating to MTNPGWGGGAAEGIPPQPRCVRHQDRPTSLSCNRCGRPACPDCLREAAVGYQCVDCVAAGQRDIRPVRGVAGNTVSQTPPVPVVTYTLMGLNVLAFLATLVQSRSVMNNQVGSSIFADWALNPGLVASGEWFRLIGSGFLHFGILHLAVNMYALYILGRDTEIVMGRSRYISVYLVSLLGGSASVMAFQPVFSGGGVSWTAGASGAIFGIMGAQAVILLRLRRSPVPIISVIAINVIISISLPGISFWGHAGGLLAGAAATAAFLYAPQWLGAGQDREKSVRIGWIGLGAVTVVMFGIIVMRVVQLREQYPFLAA from the coding sequence ATGACTAACCCCGGTTGGGGCGGCGGTGCGGCTGAGGGCATCCCGCCCCAACCGCGGTGCGTCCGCCATCAAGATCGACCCACGTCGCTTTCCTGCAATCGTTGTGGCCGCCCGGCGTGCCCGGATTGCCTCCGTGAAGCTGCGGTGGGTTACCAATGTGTTGACTGTGTAGCTGCCGGTCAACGCGATATTCGTCCCGTACGCGGTGTTGCCGGCAATACGGTCAGCCAGACGCCGCCGGTGCCGGTTGTGACGTACACGCTGATGGGCTTGAACGTCCTGGCCTTCCTGGCGACGCTCGTCCAGTCCCGCAGCGTCATGAACAATCAGGTCGGCTCGTCGATTTTTGCGGACTGGGCCCTCAATCCCGGGCTGGTCGCCAGCGGCGAGTGGTTCCGGTTGATCGGTTCGGGCTTCTTGCACTTCGGGATCCTGCATCTGGCCGTCAACATGTATGCGCTGTACATCCTGGGCCGCGATACCGAGATCGTGATGGGCCGTTCCCGGTACATCAGCGTCTATCTGGTGTCATTGCTCGGCGGCAGCGCGTCGGTGATGGCATTTCAGCCCGTGTTCTCCGGCGGCGGGGTCAGTTGGACGGCCGGCGCGTCCGGTGCGATTTTCGGCATCATGGGTGCGCAGGCAGTGATCCTTCTGCGTCTGCGTCGTAGCCCGGTGCCGATCATCTCGGTGATCGCGATCAACGTGATCATCAGTATTTCGCTGCCGGGTATCTCGTTCTGGGGTCACGCGGGCGGGCTTCTTGCGGGCGCTGCGGCCACCGCAGCGTTCCTGTACGCCCCGCAGTGGCTCGGCGCCGGTCAGGACCGGGAAAAGTCCGTACGGATCGGCTGGATCGGTTTGGGGGCCGTCACCGTGGTCATGTTCGGGATCATCGTGATGCGCGTCGTGCAACTGCGGGAGCAGTACCCCTTCTTAGCCGCCTAG
- a CDS encoding peptidylprolyl isomerase, with protein MTSTHQTATATLHTNRGDIKIALFGNHAPKTVENFVGLADGSKEYKTENASGTKTGPFYDGAVFHRVIDGFMIQGGDPTGTGRGGPGYQFGDEFHPELQFDRSYLLAMANAGPGTNGSQFFITTGPTPHLNRKHSIFGEVVDEESRKVVDGISTTAVDRSDRPVEPVVINSITIS; from the coding sequence GTGACTTCAACTCATCAGACCGCAACCGCAACGCTGCACACGAACCGCGGCGACATCAAGATCGCTCTGTTCGGCAACCATGCGCCGAAGACCGTCGAGAACTTCGTCGGCCTCGCCGACGGCTCGAAAGAGTACAAGACCGAGAACGCATCCGGCACCAAGACCGGACCGTTCTACGACGGCGCAGTCTTCCACCGCGTTATCGACGGCTTCATGATCCAGGGTGGCGACCCCACCGGAACCGGCCGCGGCGGCCCGGGCTACCAGTTCGGCGACGAGTTCCACCCGGAACTGCAGTTCGACCGCTCCTACCTGCTCGCTATGGCAAACGCCGGCCCGGGCACCAACGGCTCGCAGTTCTTCATCACCACCGGCCCGACGCCGCACCTCAACCGTAAGCACTCCATCTTCGGTGAAGTTGTCGACGAAGAGTCCCGCAAGGTTGTCGACGGCATCTCCACCACCGCTGTCGATCGTTCCGATCGTCCGGTCGAGCCCGTCGTCATCAACAGCATCACCATCTCCTGA
- a CDS encoding lipase family protein, with translation MWWVAGMSVAALVVSAATAPFAAAEPTDFYTPPTDLPPGSNGDLIKAEPTSLMLSVPGSNGPWPATATKIMYRSEDAEGVPVAVTGTYLEPVNPWTGQGARPMVAAAVGTHGQGDQCAPSKLFNTGLEYRFPTDVMVGYESIWVNMLLLNGIAVVVTDYDGLGTPGDHTYVNRAAEAYAVLDSVRAAQQLPNASISGNGPVGLWGYSQGGGAAAAATELKPSYAPELDLKGTYAGAPPADLAATLAQVDGTFLTGVIGYALNGILAQYPEVEPLIDAEINDRGRQMLAATKNQCVGETGLEFGFQDSSSFTKSGESLSAVLARLPLAQEILDEQKIGNLTPTSPVLIQHGRSDDIVPFGQGQELARDWCNNGATVQFSMNELPPIIPGMAVNHVATYVAGTPESVGYMIDRFNNVPAPSNC, from the coding sequence ATGTGGTGGGTCGCCGGCATGTCCGTTGCAGCACTGGTCGTCAGTGCTGCAACGGCGCCGTTTGCGGCGGCAGAACCAACGGATTTCTACACTCCGCCGACGGACTTGCCGCCCGGAAGCAACGGCGATCTCATCAAAGCGGAGCCGACGTCCTTGATGCTGAGCGTGCCCGGAAGCAACGGTCCGTGGCCGGCGACCGCCACCAAGATCATGTACCGCAGCGAGGATGCCGAGGGCGTTCCCGTCGCTGTCACCGGCACCTACCTCGAGCCGGTTAACCCGTGGACCGGACAGGGGGCGCGTCCAATGGTTGCCGCAGCAGTGGGTACGCACGGGCAAGGCGACCAGTGTGCACCATCGAAGCTGTTCAACACGGGCCTCGAATATCGGTTCCCGACAGACGTGATGGTCGGCTACGAGTCGATTTGGGTAAACATGTTGCTGCTCAACGGGATTGCCGTAGTGGTGACGGACTACGACGGCCTGGGAACTCCGGGCGATCACACCTACGTGAACCGTGCGGCCGAGGCTTATGCGGTTCTGGATTCGGTGCGCGCCGCGCAACAATTGCCCAATGCCAGTATCTCCGGCAATGGTCCCGTCGGACTGTGGGGTTACTCGCAGGGCGGCGGAGCTGCCGCGGCCGCAACGGAATTGAAGCCGTCGTACGCGCCGGAACTTGATCTGAAGGGCACGTATGCGGGCGCTCCGCCGGCCGATCTGGCGGCAACGCTGGCACAGGTCGACGGCACGTTCCTCACCGGCGTCATCGGATACGCACTCAACGGAATTCTGGCGCAGTACCCGGAAGTCGAACCGCTGATCGACGCAGAGATCAACGATCGCGGTCGACAGATGCTGGCAGCTACCAAGAATCAGTGCGTCGGCGAGACGGGATTGGAATTCGGATTCCAGGACTCGTCCAGTTTTACCAAGTCGGGTGAATCGTTGTCGGCGGTCCTCGCACGTTTGCCGCTTGCTCAGGAAATCCTGGACGAGCAGAAGATCGGTAATCTGACTCCGACGTCACCGGTCCTGATCCAGCACGGCCGATCCGACGACATAGTTCCGTTCGGTCAAGGGCAGGAACTTGCCCGCGACTGGTGCAACAACGGTGCGACAGTACAGTTTTCGATGAATGAATTGCCGCCGATCATTCCGGGAATGGCAGTAAACCATGTAGCTACCTACGTGGCGGGAACCCCAGAATCCGTCGGGTACATGATCGATCGCTTCAATAACGTTCCGGCACCGTCCAACTGCTGA
- a CDS encoding PH domain-containing protein — MLEDEFHPQPPGNGSDVVSWATPMGAVYAMFGGGIALAIATIVVPTETAGRFLLALAVIGLFVMGGLALKQRPRLAVIDDNGSPAIAVQRLLARHVFTREQIDRARLVRYPRLGRRVPMLEIDIVDRPTDTEKLLIFGRWDLGTNPEDVLDVLTVHGLVPPEK, encoded by the coding sequence ATGCTCGAGGATGAATTTCATCCACAGCCCCCCGGCAACGGCTCGGACGTCGTCTCGTGGGCCACTCCGATGGGCGCTGTCTACGCAATGTTCGGCGGCGGAATCGCACTCGCGATCGCGACGATCGTGGTGCCTACCGAGACCGCCGGACGGTTCCTGCTCGCCCTCGCGGTGATCGGGCTGTTCGTCATGGGCGGACTTGCCTTGAAGCAGAGACCACGACTCGCCGTTATCGACGACAACGGCAGTCCGGCAATTGCCGTGCAAAGGTTGCTCGCCCGCCACGTCTTCACCCGTGAGCAGATCGACCGTGCACGGTTGGTGCGCTACCCGCGTCTGGGTCGACGCGTCCCGATGCTCGAAATCGACATCGTCGACCGCCCGACCGATACGGAGAAACTCCTGATCTTCGGACGCTGGGATCTGGGCACCAACCCCGAAGACGTCCTCGACGTGCTGACCGTTCACGGATTGGTGCCGCCGGAGAAGTAG